The proteins below come from a single Nocardioides eburneiflavus genomic window:
- a CDS encoding acyltransferase family protein produces MSDRPHTVVRDRVQVFDGLRGIAILLVMLSHTSWLTWPHVRGEGNIVTRALLENGNFAVSIFFVIGAFLYTRGLLNRAASPQGLHPGVHLVRRVLRLTPAVLVLLGVLACVAALEPTPTYDGLRLGESAQSILTYTWNWYVKDNPLVARPDLGHLWYLSVDMQVFLLVLLLVWLLHKKPWALIGTLSLILLMVFAWRTHVYQTEGLYQALLRTNARMDAPLSGALAACLVPYARRFARWAPTAAVGSLVALAALSLATVDDVQFFRLPGDLVDVALAVFVVACTIAPVSARLTGILGFAPLAMLGRRSLSLYIWHFPIYMYLYHHTESWSYQLRTAVALALTVTIAVVNDRTVEHWVGRTLVDPRWSRLDRGIPTYLGALASATVRGVAGRHPGTTTATEQPTPEGASTLTVNDDAAGRSATAPAGQPRRTRPDDA; encoded by the coding sequence ATGTCAGACCGTCCCCACACCGTCGTGCGAGACCGCGTCCAGGTCTTCGACGGACTGCGCGGCATCGCCATCCTGCTGGTGATGCTGTCGCACACCTCGTGGCTCACCTGGCCGCACGTGCGCGGCGAGGGCAACATCGTCACGCGGGCGCTGCTGGAGAACGGCAACTTCGCGGTGTCGATCTTCTTCGTGATCGGCGCGTTCCTCTACACGCGCGGCCTGCTCAACCGCGCCGCCTCGCCCCAGGGCCTGCACCCCGGGGTCCACCTGGTGCGACGCGTCCTGCGTCTCACCCCCGCCGTGCTGGTCCTGCTCGGCGTGCTCGCCTGCGTGGCCGCCCTAGAGCCGACCCCCACCTACGACGGCCTCAGGCTGGGCGAGTCGGCGCAGTCCATCCTGACCTACACCTGGAACTGGTACGTCAAGGACAACCCGCTCGTCGCGCGTCCCGACCTCGGCCACCTGTGGTACCTGTCGGTCGACATGCAGGTCTTCCTGCTGGTGCTGCTGCTCGTGTGGTTGCTGCACAAGAAGCCCTGGGCGCTGATCGGCACCTTGTCGCTGATCCTGCTCATGGTGTTCGCCTGGCGCACCCACGTCTACCAGACCGAGGGCCTCTACCAGGCCCTGCTGCGCACCAACGCGCGCATGGACGCACCGCTGTCGGGGGCCCTGGCGGCCTGCCTGGTGCCGTACGCCCGGCGGTTCGCGAGGTGGGCGCCGACGGCCGCCGTCGGCTCGCTCGTGGCCCTGGCAGCGCTGTCGCTCGCGACCGTGGACGACGTCCAGTTCTTCCGGCTGCCCGGCGACCTCGTCGACGTCGCCCTCGCGGTGTTCGTCGTCGCCTGCACGATCGCACCGGTGTCGGCGCGCCTGACCGGCATCCTCGGGTTCGCGCCGCTCGCGATGCTCGGGCGCCGGTCCCTGAGCCTCTACATCTGGCACTTCCCCATCTACATGTACCTCTACCACCACACCGAGTCGTGGAGCTACCAGCTGCGCACGGCCGTCGCGCTCGCACTGACGGTGACGATCGCGGTGGTCAACGACCGCACGGTCGAGCACTGGGTCGGCCGCACGCTGGTCGATCCGCGGTGGAGCCGGCTCGACCGCGGGATCCCGACCTACCTCGGCGCCCTCGCGTCAGCGACGGTGCGCGGCGTGGCCGGGCGCCACCCCGGCACGACGACGGCCACCGAGCAGCCCACGCCCGAGGGTGCGAGCACCCTGACGGTCAACGACGACGCAGCCGGTCGATCCGCGACAGCACCCGCTGGACAGCCTCGTCGGACACGCCCAGACGACGCTTGA
- a CDS encoding 2OG-Fe(II) oxygenase, whose protein sequence is MEALAHVNLPRLMEGVDDLATTYRAGQPFPHIVLDDVLHPEVFARAAAEFPGIRDEFWKGYLHVNETKYSNTQPDSWGPTLRAVAEEFCSPAFVEFLGRLTGIEGLMPDWTMDGGGLHQTLRGGHLNIHADFTTHHDHENWARRVNILLYLNEEWDSAAWGGQLELWDPAMTACQAKVTPAGNRMLVFTTTFDSFHGHPDPLTCPDDVARRSMALYYFTEEEKAVRRSTNYQARPDESVGKKAAVWADRRALDVYDRVKRRLGVSDEAVQRVLSRIDRLRRR, encoded by the coding sequence ATGGAAGCACTCGCGCACGTGAACCTGCCGCGGCTGATGGAGGGCGTGGACGACCTCGCCACCACCTACCGCGCGGGACAGCCGTTCCCCCACATCGTCCTCGACGACGTGCTGCACCCGGAGGTCTTCGCCCGGGCCGCGGCAGAGTTCCCGGGCATCCGGGACGAGTTCTGGAAGGGGTACCTCCACGTCAACGAGACGAAGTACTCCAACACCCAGCCCGACTCCTGGGGCCCGACCCTGCGGGCGGTTGCGGAGGAGTTCTGCTCGCCCGCGTTCGTCGAGTTCCTGGGGCGGCTCACGGGCATCGAGGGGCTCATGCCCGACTGGACGATGGACGGCGGCGGGCTGCACCAGACGCTGCGTGGCGGCCACCTCAACATCCACGCGGACTTCACGACCCACCACGACCACGAGAACTGGGCCCGGCGCGTCAACATCCTGCTGTACCTGAACGAGGAGTGGGACAGCGCTGCCTGGGGCGGCCAGCTCGAGCTGTGGGATCCCGCGATGACGGCCTGCCAGGCGAAGGTCACCCCCGCCGGCAACCGGATGCTCGTGTTCACCACGACCTTCGACAGCTTCCACGGCCACCCCGACCCGTTGACCTGCCCCGACGACGTCGCGCGGCGCTCGATGGCCCTCTACTACTTCACCGAGGAGGAGAAGGCCGTCCGGCGCTCCACCAACTACCAGGCCCGGCCCGACGAGAGCGTCGGCAAGAAGGCCGCGGTGTGGGCCGACCGTCGTGCGCTCGACGTGTACGACCGCGTCAAGCGTCGTCTGGGCGTGTCCGACGAGGCTGTCCAGCGGGTGCTGTCGCGGATCGACCGGCTGCGTCGTCGTTGA